One Nicotiana tomentosiformis chromosome 4, ASM39032v3, whole genome shotgun sequence genomic window carries:
- the LOC104103738 gene encoding uncharacterized protein isoform X3, whose protein sequence is MMKQKKVMMLRRFHQNHKSGEGCNQCLLVVDLLARPKVLWIVTSRKNLEIRKEKAVGQYGSGMKPPTYHEVRGPYLKKEVAEVNKIVEEHKVEWNKFGCSIMIDKWTARNEKMIINILVNSPKGSLFLESVDGSDSSTDSTKMYSLFKSTIDSIGAENVVQVVTDNASENVKAGDLMFAGYPHIYWTPCAAHSINLIFGDIFKERPFSSIFNQTIRVHSYIVQRPLLLNMMKRFTKQRGLVKPAKTRFATAFLTLHRMYEQKSNLKKLFVSDEYTNSAYGREARGRESADIILSPSFWNNVVHALKIGGPLVKVLRLVDGERRPPMGYLYEAMDRANEAIQVSFRDQRKYKRVFEIIDKRWDSKLHSPLHAAGLVLNPELFYDNEERILRDEPLWNGYYECIEKLISEESVQDKITEQFSIYRNAEQLFGKNMAIRQRKTKSPVEWWKQYGHSTPDLQKFFIKVLSLTCSSSGCERNWSVFEHIHTKKRNKLTLKRLNDLVFIKYNRTLRRPYNARNVIDPISLDNIDDANEWLTGVPEDHADEEVFEETSNFTWGDVAEARGIGERIYGLRGSTSTSSSQRKGKEAATLSLVDEEEEVEEDDE, encoded by the exons ATGATGAAACAGAAGAAGGTGATGATGCTTCGTCGCTTCCACCAAAATCACAAAAGCGGGGAAGGATGCAACCAATGTCTTCTAGTTGTGGATCTACTGGCAAGACCAAAGGTCCTATGGATTGTTACTTCTCGCAAAAATCTGGAGATAAGGAAGGAAAAG GCCGTAGGCCAATATGGTTCAGGAATGaagcctccaacatatcatgaagtTAGAGGGCCATATCTAAAAAAAGAGGTGGCAGAGGTGAACAAAATCGTGGAGGAGCACAAAGTAGAATGGAACAAGTTTGGTTGTTCCATTATGATCGATAAGTGGACGGCGAGAAATGAAAAAATGATCATCAATATCTTGGTGAATTCTCCTAAGGGAAGCCTGTTTCTCGAGTCCGTTGATGGAAGCGACTCTTCGACTGATTCAACCAAAATGTACTCTTTGTTCAAGAGTACAATAGACTCTATTGGAGCAGAAAATGTTGTTCAAGTTGTCACGGACAACGCCAGTGAAAATGTTAAAGCTGGCGATTTGATGTTTGCTGGGTACCCGCATATTTATTGGACTCCGTGTGCAGCACATTCCATTAATTTGATCTTTGGTgacattttcaaggaaagaccctTTAGTTCAATCTTTAATCAGACAATTAGAGTGCATTCCTATATTGTTCAAAggcctttgttattgaatatgatGAAGAGATTCACTAAACAAAGAGGCTTGGTGAAACCCGCAAAGACAAGATTTGCTACTGCTTTCTTGACTTTGCATAGGATGTATGAGCAAAAAAGCAATTTGAAGAAGTTGTTTGTTTCAGATGAGTACACTAACAGTGCCTATGGAAGGGAAGCTCGAGGAAGAGAATCTGCAGATATTATACTTTCTCCTTCATTCTGGAACAATgtggttcatgcattgaagattggtGGTCCTTTAGTTAAAGTGCTTCGTTTGGTGGATGGGGAGCGAAGGCCACCAATGGGCTACCTGTACGAAGCAATGGATAGGGCAAATGAGGCTATTCAAGTCTCGTTTAGGgatcaaagaaaatacaaaagagtTTTTGAGATCATAGATAAAAGGTGGGATAGTAAGCTTCATAGCCCTTTGCATGCAGCTGGACTTGTTTTGAACCCGGAACTGTTTTATGACAATGAAGAAAGGATTCTAAGAGATGAACCTTTGTGGAATGGATACTATGAATGTATTGAGAAGTTGATATCTGAAGAATCCGTGCAAGATAAAATAACAGAGCAATTTAGTATTTATAGGAACGCTGAGCAACTTTTTGGAAAAAACATGGCGATTAGACAAAGAAAGACGAAGTCACCAG TTGAATGGTGGAAGCAATATGGCCATTCCACTCCGGATTTACAAAAGTTTTTCATCAAGGTTCTAAGTCTAACATGTAGCTCATCCGGGTGTGAAAGGAATTGGAGCGTGTTTGAACAT ATTCATACCAAAAAAAGGAACAAACTAACCTTGAAGCGTCTCAATGATCTAGTATTCATTAAGTACAATAGAACATTGAGGCGTCCTTACAATGCTCGCAATGTAATTGATCCAATTAGTTTGGACAACATCGATGATGCTAATGAATGGCTAACTGGAGTCCCGGAAGATCATGCAGATGAAGAAGTATTTGAGGAAACTTCTAATTTCACTTGGGGTGATGTTGCGGAGGCGCGTGGAATTGGGGAGAGGATTTATGGTTTGAGAGGGAGTACCTCAACTTCAAGTTCACAGAGGAAGGGAAAAGAGGCAGCTACTTTGTCCCtagttgatgaagaagaagaagttgaagaagatgacgagtaa
- the LOC104103738 gene encoding uncharacterized protein isoform X1 gives MSFFFDKISNGGIYRKKAHLIGGDPNVASCPKVPSHVKEDLKAFLHKKRELKTQLIHEQELLNLDDDDETEEGDDASSLPPKSQKRGRMQPMSSSCGSTGKTKGPMDCYFSQKSGDKEGKGGNPQINAKIILRDRAITMFARWMYDAGLPFNCVNYTDTFSAFIEAVGQYGSGMKPPTYHEVRGPYLKKEVAEVNKIVEEHKVEWNKFGCSIMIDKWTARNEKMIINILVNSPKGSLFLESVDGSDSSTDSTKMYSLFKSTIDSIGAENVVQVVTDNASENVKAGDLMFAGYPHIYWTPCAAHSINLIFGDIFKERPFSSIFNQTIRVHSYIVQRPLLLNMMKRFTKQRGLVKPAKTRFATAFLTLHRMYEQKSNLKKLFVSDEYTNSAYGREARGRESADIILSPSFWNNVVHALKIGGPLVKVLRLVDGERRPPMGYLYEAMDRANEAIQVSFRDQRKYKRVFEIIDKRWDSKLHSPLHAAGLVLNPELFYDNEERILRDEPLWNGYYECIEKLISEESVQDKITEQFSIYRNAEQLFGKNMAIRQRKTKSPVEWWKQYGHSTPDLQKFFIKVLSLTCSSSGCERNWSVFEHIHTKKRNKLTLKRLNDLVFIKYNRTLRRPYNARNVIDPISLDNIDDANEWLTGVPEDHADEEVFEETSNFTWGDVAEARGIGERIYGLRGSTSTSSSQRKGKEAATLSLVDEEEEVEEDDE, from the exons ATGTCTTTTTTTTTTGACAAGATTTCAAATGGAGGAATCTATCGTAAAAAAGCACATCTAATCGGCGGTGATCCAAATGTTGCATCTTGTCCTAAAGTTCCGTCGCATGTGAAGGAAGATTTGAAAGCATTCCTTCATAAAAAGAGAGAATTAAAGACTCAACTGATTCATGAACAAGAACTGCTTAATCTTGATGACGATGATGAAACAGAAGAAGGTGATGATGCTTCGTCGCTTCCACCAAAATCACAAAAGCGGGGAAGGATGCAACCAATGTCTTCTAGTTGTGGATCTACTGGCAAGACCAAAGGTCCTATGGATTGTTACTTCTCGCAAAAATCTGGAGATAAGGAAGGAAAAGGTGGTAATCCTCAAATTAATGCTAAAATAATTTTGAGGGATCGTGCAATTACAATGTTTGCGCGGTGGATGTATGATGCAGGTCTTCCTTTTAATTGTGTTAATTATACTGACACTTTTTCTGCTTTTATTGAGGCCGTAGGCCAATATGGTTCAGGAATGaagcctccaacatatcatgaagtTAGAGGGCCATATCTAAAAAAAGAGGTGGCAGAGGTGAACAAAATCGTGGAGGAGCACAAAGTAGAATGGAACAAGTTTGGTTGTTCCATTATGATCGATAAGTGGACGGCGAGAAATGAAAAAATGATCATCAATATCTTGGTGAATTCTCCTAAGGGAAGCCTGTTTCTCGAGTCCGTTGATGGAAGCGACTCTTCGACTGATTCAACCAAAATGTACTCTTTGTTCAAGAGTACAATAGACTCTATTGGAGCAGAAAATGTTGTTCAAGTTGTCACGGACAACGCCAGTGAAAATGTTAAAGCTGGCGATTTGATGTTTGCTGGGTACCCGCATATTTATTGGACTCCGTGTGCAGCACATTCCATTAATTTGATCTTTGGTgacattttcaaggaaagaccctTTAGTTCAATCTTTAATCAGACAATTAGAGTGCATTCCTATATTGTTCAAAggcctttgttattgaatatgatGAAGAGATTCACTAAACAAAGAGGCTTGGTGAAACCCGCAAAGACAAGATTTGCTACTGCTTTCTTGACTTTGCATAGGATGTATGAGCAAAAAAGCAATTTGAAGAAGTTGTTTGTTTCAGATGAGTACACTAACAGTGCCTATGGAAGGGAAGCTCGAGGAAGAGAATCTGCAGATATTATACTTTCTCCTTCATTCTGGAACAATgtggttcatgcattgaagattggtGGTCCTTTAGTTAAAGTGCTTCGTTTGGTGGATGGGGAGCGAAGGCCACCAATGGGCTACCTGTACGAAGCAATGGATAGGGCAAATGAGGCTATTCAAGTCTCGTTTAGGgatcaaagaaaatacaaaagagtTTTTGAGATCATAGATAAAAGGTGGGATAGTAAGCTTCATAGCCCTTTGCATGCAGCTGGACTTGTTTTGAACCCGGAACTGTTTTATGACAATGAAGAAAGGATTCTAAGAGATGAACCTTTGTGGAATGGATACTATGAATGTATTGAGAAGTTGATATCTGAAGAATCCGTGCAAGATAAAATAACAGAGCAATTTAGTATTTATAGGAACGCTGAGCAACTTTTTGGAAAAAACATGGCGATTAGACAAAGAAAGACGAAGTCACCAG TTGAATGGTGGAAGCAATATGGCCATTCCACTCCGGATTTACAAAAGTTTTTCATCAAGGTTCTAAGTCTAACATGTAGCTCATCCGGGTGTGAAAGGAATTGGAGCGTGTTTGAACAT ATTCATACCAAAAAAAGGAACAAACTAACCTTGAAGCGTCTCAATGATCTAGTATTCATTAAGTACAATAGAACATTGAGGCGTCCTTACAATGCTCGCAATGTAATTGATCCAATTAGTTTGGACAACATCGATGATGCTAATGAATGGCTAACTGGAGTCCCGGAAGATCATGCAGATGAAGAAGTATTTGAGGAAACTTCTAATTTCACTTGGGGTGATGTTGCGGAGGCGCGTGGAATTGGGGAGAGGATTTATGGTTTGAGAGGGAGTACCTCAACTTCAAGTTCACAGAGGAAGGGAAAAGAGGCAGCTACTTTGTCCCtagttgatgaagaagaagaagttgaagaagatgacgagtaa
- the LOC104103738 gene encoding uncharacterized protein isoform X2: MSFFFDKISNGGIYRKKAHLIGGDPNVASCPKVPSHVKEDLKAFLHKKRELKTQLIHEQELLNLDDDDETEEGDDASSLPPKSQKRGRMQPMSSSCGSTGKTKGPMDCYFSQKSGDKEGKGQYGSGMKPPTYHEVRGPYLKKEVAEVNKIVEEHKVEWNKFGCSIMIDKWTARNEKMIINILVNSPKGSLFLESVDGSDSSTDSTKMYSLFKSTIDSIGAENVVQVVTDNASENVKAGDLMFAGYPHIYWTPCAAHSINLIFGDIFKERPFSSIFNQTIRVHSYIVQRPLLLNMMKRFTKQRGLVKPAKTRFATAFLTLHRMYEQKSNLKKLFVSDEYTNSAYGREARGRESADIILSPSFWNNVVHALKIGGPLVKVLRLVDGERRPPMGYLYEAMDRANEAIQVSFRDQRKYKRVFEIIDKRWDSKLHSPLHAAGLVLNPELFYDNEERILRDEPLWNGYYECIEKLISEESVQDKITEQFSIYRNAEQLFGKNMAIRQRKTKSPVEWWKQYGHSTPDLQKFFIKVLSLTCSSSGCERNWSVFEHIHTKKRNKLTLKRLNDLVFIKYNRTLRRPYNARNVIDPISLDNIDDANEWLTGVPEDHADEEVFEETSNFTWGDVAEARGIGERIYGLRGSTSTSSSQRKGKEAATLSLVDEEEEVEEDDE; this comes from the exons ATGTCTTTTTTTTTTGACAAGATTTCAAATGGAGGAATCTATCGTAAAAAAGCACATCTAATCGGCGGTGATCCAAATGTTGCATCTTGTCCTAAAGTTCCGTCGCATGTGAAGGAAGATTTGAAAGCATTCCTTCATAAAAAGAGAGAATTAAAGACTCAACTGATTCATGAACAAGAACTGCTTAATCTTGATGACGATGATGAAACAGAAGAAGGTGATGATGCTTCGTCGCTTCCACCAAAATCACAAAAGCGGGGAAGGATGCAACCAATGTCTTCTAGTTGTGGATCTACTGGCAAGACCAAAGGTCCTATGGATTGTTACTTCTCGCAAAAATCTGGAGATAAGGAAGGAAAAG GCCAATATGGTTCAGGAATGaagcctccaacatatcatgaagtTAGAGGGCCATATCTAAAAAAAGAGGTGGCAGAGGTGAACAAAATCGTGGAGGAGCACAAAGTAGAATGGAACAAGTTTGGTTGTTCCATTATGATCGATAAGTGGACGGCGAGAAATGAAAAAATGATCATCAATATCTTGGTGAATTCTCCTAAGGGAAGCCTGTTTCTCGAGTCCGTTGATGGAAGCGACTCTTCGACTGATTCAACCAAAATGTACTCTTTGTTCAAGAGTACAATAGACTCTATTGGAGCAGAAAATGTTGTTCAAGTTGTCACGGACAACGCCAGTGAAAATGTTAAAGCTGGCGATTTGATGTTTGCTGGGTACCCGCATATTTATTGGACTCCGTGTGCAGCACATTCCATTAATTTGATCTTTGGTgacattttcaaggaaagaccctTTAGTTCAATCTTTAATCAGACAATTAGAGTGCATTCCTATATTGTTCAAAggcctttgttattgaatatgatGAAGAGATTCACTAAACAAAGAGGCTTGGTGAAACCCGCAAAGACAAGATTTGCTACTGCTTTCTTGACTTTGCATAGGATGTATGAGCAAAAAAGCAATTTGAAGAAGTTGTTTGTTTCAGATGAGTACACTAACAGTGCCTATGGAAGGGAAGCTCGAGGAAGAGAATCTGCAGATATTATACTTTCTCCTTCATTCTGGAACAATgtggttcatgcattgaagattggtGGTCCTTTAGTTAAAGTGCTTCGTTTGGTGGATGGGGAGCGAAGGCCACCAATGGGCTACCTGTACGAAGCAATGGATAGGGCAAATGAGGCTATTCAAGTCTCGTTTAGGgatcaaagaaaatacaaaagagtTTTTGAGATCATAGATAAAAGGTGGGATAGTAAGCTTCATAGCCCTTTGCATGCAGCTGGACTTGTTTTGAACCCGGAACTGTTTTATGACAATGAAGAAAGGATTCTAAGAGATGAACCTTTGTGGAATGGATACTATGAATGTATTGAGAAGTTGATATCTGAAGAATCCGTGCAAGATAAAATAACAGAGCAATTTAGTATTTATAGGAACGCTGAGCAACTTTTTGGAAAAAACATGGCGATTAGACAAAGAAAGACGAAGTCACCAG TTGAATGGTGGAAGCAATATGGCCATTCCACTCCGGATTTACAAAAGTTTTTCATCAAGGTTCTAAGTCTAACATGTAGCTCATCCGGGTGTGAAAGGAATTGGAGCGTGTTTGAACAT ATTCATACCAAAAAAAGGAACAAACTAACCTTGAAGCGTCTCAATGATCTAGTATTCATTAAGTACAATAGAACATTGAGGCGTCCTTACAATGCTCGCAATGTAATTGATCCAATTAGTTTGGACAACATCGATGATGCTAATGAATGGCTAACTGGAGTCCCGGAAGATCATGCAGATGAAGAAGTATTTGAGGAAACTTCTAATTTCACTTGGGGTGATGTTGCGGAGGCGCGTGGAATTGGGGAGAGGATTTATGGTTTGAGAGGGAGTACCTCAACTTCAAGTTCACAGAGGAAGGGAAAAGAGGCAGCTACTTTGTCCCtagttgatgaagaagaagaagttgaagaagatgacgagtaa
- the LOC104108490 gene encoding uncharacterized protein At3g28850-like yields the protein MGCSASRSYDFVTKDPQNPSNSFSSIHSPYSYSDSSSTPVSRTLSLPTPLVHHPPLCKGDTNHLVSLISSTYGYGSLDPQVPDNTTCLMKCHNEGDPQDLLSPDSVINTWELMEGLDDLDFRMVQSHVEESSSPRKFKGSSNTHDMKPLWKHLSEESLLAKMDPNVASSYRKALSSKQFEHQESKMVRSVDRPLSSFLLNSDFYLKGTEDRIVLYYTSLRGIRKTHEDCCSMRMIFKEYRVCIDERDISMDSSYRKELQDVLEGKTMSLPRVFVRGKYIGGIEEIKQLHETGELAKLLEGFSVRNDGFTCESCGEERFVPCPGCNGSRKLFEKEEGKSRRCPRCNENGLIRCPGCYP from the coding sequence ATGGGTTGCTCTGCTTCTCGTTCCTATGACTTCGTCACCAAAGATCCACAAAACCCAtcaaactcattttcttctatacATTCCCCATATTCTTACTCTGATTCTTCTTCAACTCCAGTTTCAAGAACACTGTCCTTACCTACTCCTCTAGTTCACCACCCACCCCTTTGTAAAGGGGACACAAACCACTTAGTCTCACTGATTTCCTCCACCTATGGCTATGGGTCACTTGATCCTCAAGTTCCAGACAACACCACCTGTTTGATGAAATGCCACAATGAGGGTGATCCGCAAGACCTTTTATCTCCTGACTCAGTTATCAACACTTGGGAGCTCATGGAAGGCCTTGATGACTTAGATTTTCGTATGGTTCAGTCCCATGTTGAAGAGTCTTCTTCTCCTAGAAAGTTCAAGGGTAGTAGTAATACTCATGATATGAAGCCACTGTGGAAGCATTTGTCTGAGGAATCATTGTTGGCTAAAATGGATCCTAATGTAGCTTCAAGTTATCGAAAAGCATTGTCTTCGAAACAATTTGAGCATCAAGAATCGAAAATGGTTAGGTCTGTGGATAGGCCTCTGAGCTCATTTTTGCTTAATAGTGATTTCTACTTAAAGGGTACTGAGGATAGGATTGTTCTGTATTATACTAGTTTGAGGGGTATCAGGAAAACTCATGAAGATTGCTGCTCCATGCGGATGATCTTTAAAGAGTATCGGGTATGTATAGACGAAAGAGATATCTCTATGGATTCGTCATATAGGAAAGAGTTACAAGATGTTTTGGAAGGTAAAACAATGAGCTTGCCTCGGGTGTTTGTAAGAGGGAAGTACATTGGTGGTATAGAAGAGATTAAGCAACTTCATGAGACTGGAGAATTGGCTAAGCTTTTGGAAGGGTTTTCAGTTAGGAATGACGGATTCACTTGTGAAAGTTGTGGCGAGGAGAGGTTTGTACCGTGCCCTGGTTGCAATGGAAGCAGGAAATTGTTCGAAAAGGAGGAAGGAAAGTCGAGGAGGTGCCCGCGTTGTAATGAAAATGGATTGATTCGTTGCCCTGGCTGTTACCCTTGA
- the LOC104108489 gene encoding pentatricopeptide repeat-containing protein At2g35030, mitochondrial-like has translation MLKQFVAPVKLKHCFNFCKSAIKLQTELHFQLKNYSLLPRVDYTCNQDVVRSNRIISKLSKEGQIEEARKLFDKMPEPDVVSWTALISGYIRCGKIDKARELFDRTDAKRDVVTWTAMLAAYARTNRILEAELLFNEMPEKNVVSWNSMIDGYARNGGIDKGLELFWKMEERNVVSWNMVIAGLARHGRMHEAKLLFDQMPEKNVVSWTTMISGLSRNGKVDEARVLFDWMPERNVVSWNAMITGYMQNSRLNEAFELFEMMPEKTVSSWNTIIMGFIQNGELSGARILFDKMRQRDVVSWTTMINGYVLEGKSEEALRNFCDMQMDGGVKPNEGTFVSVLGACSDLAGLSEGMQVHQVISKTIYQENKMVISALINMYSKCGDVATARKIFDDDLRGQRDLMSWNVMIAAYSHHGCGREAINLFNEMLQMGFKPNDVTYVGLLATCSHSGLVEEGLKYFDELSRDDSIKLREDHYTCLVDLCGRAGRLKEALEVIEQLPSTESAFIWGALLSRCNVYGDSETGKLAAIKLLGIEPKSSGTHLSLLKLCASNGKWKEAAKLRTQMKDRGLKKQPGCSWIEVGNRVHVFLVGDESHYETEVIHSLLRNLHMKMKKTGCAPTYDFPMEEDCLII, from the coding sequence ATGCTGAAACAGTTTGTAGCTCCAGTAAAGCTCAAACATTGTTTTAATTTCTGCAAGTCAGCTATTAAACTTCAAACTGAACTTCATTTTCAACTAAAGAATTATTCTTTACTTCCCAGAGTAGATTACACATGTAACCAAGATGTTGTTAGGTCAAATAGGATTATTTCCAAGCTAAGCAAAGAAGGTCAGATTGAGGAAGCAAGGAagctgtttgataaaatgcctgaACCAGATGTGGTATCATGGACAGCACTAATTTCGGGTTATATAAGATGTGGGAAGATTGATAAAGCGAGGGAGTTGTTTGATAGGACTGATGCAAAGAGAGATGTTGTTACTTGGACAGCTATGCTGGCTGCGTATGCGAGGACGAATAGAATTCTTGAGGCAGAATTGCTTTTCAACGAAATGCCTGAGAAGAATGTTGTTTCTTGGAATAGTATGATTGATGGGTATGCGAGAAATGGTGGGATTGATAAGGGGTTGGAGTTGTTTTGGAAAATGGAGGAGAGGAATGTGGTTTCTTGGAACATGGTTATAGCAGGATTGGCTCGGCATGGGCGAATGCATGAGGCAAAATTGCTTTTTGATCAGATGCCTGAGAAGAATGTGGTGTCTTGGACTACAATGATATCAGGGTTGTCGAGAAATGGGAAAGTCGACGAGGCTAGAGTACTTTTTGATTGGATGCCTGAGCGGAATGTGGTTTCTTGGAATGCAATGATTACTGGGTATATGCAGAACTCGAGACTTAATGAAGCGTTTGAATTGTTTGAGATGATGCCAGAAAAGACCGTGTCTTCCTGGAATACAATTATCATGGGCTTCATTCAAAACGGGGAACTAAGCGGAGCTAGAATATTGTTTGATAAAATGAGGCAAAGAGATGTGGTTTCTTGGACAACGATGATTAACGGGTATGTGCTAGAGGGGAAAAGTGAAGAAGCGCTAAGAAATTTCTGTGACATGCAAATGGATGGTGGAGTGAAACCAAATGAAGGGACTTTTGTGAGTGTTTTGGGTGCTTGCAGTGACTTAGCTGGTCTTAGTGAAGGAATGCAAGTTCACCAAGTAATTAGCAAAACTATTTATCAGGAGAACAAAATGGTCATATCAGCACTTATAAACATGTATTCAAAATGTGGAGATGTAGCAACTGCAAGGAAAATATTTGATGATGACTTGAGAGGCCAGAGAGATCTTATGTCTTGGAATGTCATGATTGCAGCTTATTCTCACCATGGATGTGGAAGAGAGGCAATCAATTTGTTCAATGAAATGCTGCAAATGGGATTCAAACCAAATGATGTGACCTACGTGGGATTGCTTGCTACCTGCAGCCACTCAGGTTTGGTGGAAGAAGGGTTAAAATACTTTGATGAGCTCTCTAGAGATGATTCCATAAAGTTGAGAGAAGACCATTATACATGCCTTGTAGATCTCTGCGGTCGAGCAGGAAGACTTAAAGAGGCCTTGGAAGTTATTGAACAGCTTCCAAGTACAGAATCAGCGTTCATTTGGGGAGCACTTCTTTCGAGGTGTAATGTTTATGGAGATTCAGAAACAGGAAAATTGGCCGCAATTAAACTGTTAGGGATTGAACCAAAAAGTTCTGGAACCCATTTGTCGTTATTGAAATTGTGTGCTTCGAATGGAAAGTGGAAAGAAGCTGCAAAGCTGAGGACACAAATGAAGGACAGAGGATTGAAGAAGCAACCAGGTTGTAGCTGGATAGAAGTTGGGAATAGAGTTCATGTATTTTTAGTTGGTGATGAATCTCATTATGAAACTGAGGTTATTCACTCATTACTTAGAAACCTTCATATGAAAATGAAAAAGACTGGTTGTGCACCAACATATGATTTTCCAATGGAAGAGGATTGTCTTATTATCTAA